The genomic interval ctcagtaacacagagtctcactgtactataaacaccaatactcagtaacacagagtctcactgtcctataaacaccaatactcagtaacacagagtctcactgtccagtaaacaccaatactcagtaacacagagtctcactgtccagtaaacaccaatactcagtaacacagagtctcactgtcctataaaccccaatactcagtaacacagagtctcactgtcctgtaaacaccaatactcagtaacacagagtctcactgtccagtaaacaccaatactcagtaacacagagtctcactgtcctgtaaacaccaatactcagtaacacagagtctcactgtcctataaaccccaatactcagtaacacagagtctcactgtcctataaacaccaatactcagtaacacagagtctcactgtcctgtaaacaccaatactcagtaacacagagtctcactgtcctgtaaacaccaatactcagtaacacagagtctcactgtcctgtaaacaccaatactcagtaacagagtctcactgtcctgtaaacaccaatactcagtaacacagagtctcactgtcctgtaaacaccaatactcagtaacagagtctcactgtcctgtaaacaccaatactcagtaacacaagagtctcactgtccggtaaaacccaatactcagtaacacagagtctcactgtcctgtaaacaccaatactcagtaacacacagtctcactgtcctgtaaacaccaatactcagtaacacagagtctcactgtcctataaacaccaatactcagtaacacagagtctcactgtcctataaaccccagtactcagtaacacagagtctcactgtcctataaaccccaatactcagtaacacagagtcacactgtcctataaacaccaatactcagtaacacacagtctcactgtcctgtaaacaccaatactcagtaacacagagtctcactgtcctataaacaccaatactcagtaacacagagtctcactgtcctataaaccccagtactcagtaacacagagtctcactgtcctataaaccccaatactcagtaacacagagtcacactgtcctataaacaccaatactcagtaacacagagtctcactgtcctgtaaaccccaatactcagtaacacagagtctcactgtcctgtaaacaccaatactcagtaacacagagtctcactgtcctgtaaacaccaatactcaggaacacagagtctcactgtcctataaacaccaatactcagtaacacagagtctcactgtcctataaacaccaatactcagtaacacagagtctcactgtcctataaacaccaatactcagtaacacagagtctcactgtcctgtaaacaccaatactcagtaacacagagtctcactgtcctataaacaccaatactcagtaacacacagtctcactgtcctgtaaacaccaatactcagtaacacagagtctcactgtcctataaacaccaatactcagtaacacagagtctcactgtcctataaaccccagtactcagtaacacagagtctcactgtcctataaacaccaatactcagtaacacagagtcacactgtcctataaacaccaatactcagtaacacagagtctcactgtcctgtaaaccccaatactcagtaacacagagtctcactgtcctgtaaacaccaatactcagtaacacagagtctcactgtcctgtaaacaccaatactcaggaacacagagtctcactgtcctataaacaccaatactcagtaacacagagtctcactgtcctataaacaccaatactcagtaacacagagtctcactgtcctataaacaccaatactcagtaacacagagtctcactgtcctgtaaacaccaatactcagtaacacagagtctcactgtcctgtaaacaccaatactcagtaacacagagtctcactgtcctataaacacccatactcagtaacacagagtctcactgtcctataaacacccatactcagtaacacagagtctcactgtcctgtaaacaccaatactcagtaacacagagtctcactgtcctgtaaacaccaatactcagtaacacagagtctcactgtcctgtaaacaccaatactcagtaacacagagtctcactgtcctgtaaacaccaatactcagtaacacagagtctcactgtcctgtaaacaccaatactcagtaacacagagtctcactgtcctgtaaacaccaatactcagtaacacagagtctcactgtcctgtaaacaccaatactcagtaacacagagtctcactgtcctgtaaaccccaatactcagtaacacagagtctcactgtccagtaaaccccaatactcagtaacacagggagTTGCTGTCATGGAGCTCCcattttctatcctgagtggttgTTGTAAGGCTGTCTGAGGCTGGGCAGTGCCTCCAGCTGATTGGGTCTCTGCACGTAACGTGTGAATCCCTCACCTCTATGACACTCATGTTGACTGGTGCTGTGGTGCTGGACATGTGCACGTTGGGCGTGGAGGTTGAACGTTGGCGCTGGAGCTGCCCTTCGGCAGGTGGGCAGGgacatgggaaagtgaaggcgggtGGTGTGAGCCTGCAAGGCGAAGGAGAAGCAGGTTAGTGTCAGGCCCGTCGGTGAGAAGGCTGTAATCAATTCCACTGACCTGCAATGCACCCTGTCAGCTGAAGATCCACAGCAACGCCTGCACACCCTCTCTCCCACCTCCACCCATTCCGCCCGCTCTCCCGGTTTCCGCAAATGCTCGCAcacaacttaagcaaggagtcaggagggctaaaaggggtcatgaaaagtcattgtcaaacaggattaaggataatcccaaggctttttatacatatataaagagcaagagggtaaccagggaaagggttggcccactcaaggacagagatgggaatctatgtgtggagccagaggaaatgggcgaggtactaaatgagtactttgcatcagtattcaccaaagagaaggacttggtggatgatgagccttgggaagggaatgtagatagtctcagtcatctcattatcaaaaaggaggaggtgttgggtgtcttgcaaagcattaaggtagataagtccccagggcctgatgggatctaccctagaatacagagggaggcaagggaagaaattgctggggccttgacagaaatctttgcatcctcattggctacaggtgaggtcccagaggactggagaatagccaatgttgttcctttgtttaagaagggtggcaaggataatccaggaaattataggccggtgagccttacgtcagtggtagggaaattattagagaggattcttcgggacaggatttactcccatttggaaacaaacgaacttattagcgagagacagcatggttttgtgaaggggaggtcgtgtcttactaatttgattgagttttttgaggaagtgacgaagatgattgatgaaggaagggcagtggatgttatctatatggacttcagtaaagcctttgacaaggtccctcatggcagaatggtacaaaaggtgaagtcacacgggatcagaggtgagctggcaagatggatacagaactggctctgtcacagaagacagagggtagcagtggaagggtgcttttctgaatggagggatgtgactagtggtgttccgcagggatcagtgctgggaccgttgctctttgtagtatatataaatgatttggaggaaaatgtaactggtctgattattaagtttgaggacgacacaaaggttggtggagttgcggatagtgatgaggattgtcagaggatacagcaggatatagatcggttggagatttgggtggagaaatggcagatggagtttaatccggacaaatgtgaggtaatgcattttggaaggtctaatgcaggtgggaagtatacagtaaatggcagaacccttaggagtattgataggcagagagatctgggcgtacacgtccacaggtcactgaaagtggcaacgcaggtggataaggtagtgaagaaggcatacggcatgcttgccttcatcggtcggggcatagagtataaaaattggcaagtcatgctgcagctgtacagaactttagttaggccacacttagaatattgcgtgcaattctggtcgccacactaccagtaggacatggaggctttggagagggtacagagaaggtttaccaggatgttgcctggtctggagggcattagctatgaggagaggttggataaacttggattgttttcacctgaacgatggaggtggaggggtgacatgatagaggtttacaaagttatgagcggcatggacagagtggatagtcagaagctttttcccagggtggaagagtcagttactaggggagataggtttaaggtgagaggggcaaagattaggggggatgtgcgaggcaagttctttacacagagggtggtgagtgcctggaacctgctgccaggggaggtggtggaagcaggtacgatagagacgtttaagaggcatcttgacaaatacatgaataggatgggaatagagggatacgtgccccggaagtgcagaaggttttagtttaggcaggcatcaagattggcgcaggcttggagggccgaatggcctgttcctgtgctgttctttgttcacacAGGTTTTTCATGAACCACTCCCCCACCCTCGCGCAGCTCCGTCTTCCCGGGCAGCCCCAAGATGGCTGCACGCGTCAGCTGTCGCTCTCTCCGAGCCTGGAGCACATAACCCTCGGCTCGACGCTCCCGGGTCATTATCACGTCGCGGTTCGTGggagcctgctgtgcacaaattggccgccaTGTCTCCCACGTTCCAACAGAGGCCAcgcttcaaaaaaaaaactcagtgactgacgggtttaacatctcacccgaaagacagtacctccgatagtgcagcactcttgtCGGTCTGGCACCGGGGGGAAAGGAGGAGCCTGGACTATTGAGTTCAAACCCGCGGCCACATGACTCAGAAGAGAGAGGTAGGCAGCTGTGCTCCATGAACTCTTCTCACCATCCAGTGTCGAACTAATCGACTGCGAGTTACAGCAAGGATATCAGACGGTTTCTCTAACAGTAAACAGACATCCAACGCGTTCTCACCTTCCGGACGACTGAGGGGTCAGGAGTTGGTCCATCTGGGCTGTGGGCATCGGTGAGAGCGAGTGCTCCTCGTAGGGACCGGGAGAAGCCGGGCTGCAAACCAACGGTAGAGAATCAGATCACACCAGGGCTAGATCAGTACTCACTATCACCACAcacgctccccccccccctcaaccaaaACCACCTCCCTCAACCAGCATACTCACTATCCCCCAGCCTCCGCCGCTCCACCCCACCCTGGACCCTCCCTTTCGTACTCACTATTTGCCCAGGTCCAAGCACACCGTTGGCACTTTACTGCTGCAGTGCTCGTGGAACTTGTGGCCGCAGGTCTGGCAGCGGAAGCCATGGAACAGGAACTTCAGGCAGAAGTCGCAGAACGCCAGGTTGAAGAACGTCTTCCGGACCTGCAGGAGGAGAGGAATCGCCAGCCAGGTTACTGCGCCATCCGCTTCCCGCCTCGCCGCTTCTCTGCCCGGTCTGGGGGaggtgacggggggtgggggggggggggacacaccaGCTACCCCGCCTGCCCTGGAGCCTCACCCCGAGGTCCTTCACAACACACTGCAAACCAGCCGGGTGTCTTGAGATGAGAGCACCACTGCGTGTACCTACGTACACACACACATGCCCCATATCAGTGTTAAACTTCACTTGCCACCTGCCAGCCCATCTGATCCAAATGCAGAAATACAAGAAGTCCGAGATGTAGCTCAGAAAGTCACCATTCAGTCCCTCATTGAAAGAGTGACCCAATTCGCCCCTCTGCATTCCTGCTCCTTCCCCACTGTCCTCAAAGTAGGTTTTCccgttcaaatatatatccaattcctttgaaGTCTCTCTGTAAATATTTTACCGTTCTCCTTAATTCAACGTCCCCGGCAGATTCGGCCGGTTCACGGCGAGTTACAGTGGAGCAGATCACGGTGCGGGGCAGGGGGCGGGCCTCGACGTTACCGAGGGTCTGGGGCTCAACCCGACaccctgggcagcacagtggcgcagtggttagcaccgcagcctcacagctccagcgacccgggttcgattccgggtactgcctgtgcggagtttgcaagttctccctgtgtctgcgtgggttttctccgggtgctcgggtttcctcccacagccaaagacctgcaggttggtcggtaaattggccattgtaaattgccccgagtataggtcggtggtagggaaatatatagggacaggtggggatgtgatgggaatatggaattagtgtaggattagtataaatgggtggttgatggtcggcacagactcggtgggctgaagggcctgtttcagtgctgtatctctaaaactaaactctcCCAGTCTGCCTCTACACCATCACTCGTGCTCGCTGCTTTTGACTTTTCAGCCACCTTCTGTTGTCAGTTCCCCCCGCCCGAGTGTGCTCACGCTCAGCGCGTGTCCGGGGTCACACATGCAGCAGGGATTTGCTCGGATGGGTgtcgggaatgggggggggggggcgtggggaagATGTGGAGGACGCGGCCACTGCCGCAATCCAGAGACACACTCCCATTATCCAGGTTCACACTCCAGTACCGGCTCACTGCCACCTCCTCAAAGCCAACTTGTACTGGCCAgggacacccacgtcccatgaatgtgaCGAGCCACATGTCGGTCCGAACTATTTTTTTttcttggcggggggtggggtgggggggggagaggggtggcaagtttacaattttgtacatttcaatcagattctcccctcagccttctctgttccaaggagaacaaccccagcctatccaatctttcctcacggctgcatttttccagtcctggcaacatccccgtaaatctcctctgtaccctctctagtgcaattacatcctttctgtaatgaagtgaccagaactacacacagtactcaagctgtggcctaaccaatgagttatacagttccagcataacctccctggctcttatattccatacctcggctaataaaggaaaggattccatatgccttcttaaccaccttatcgacctgtcctgctaccttcagggatctgtggacattcgctccaaggtcgctcacttcctcgacacctctcagtattttcccattaatggtgtattcctttgccttgcttgacctccctgaatgcatcacctcacacttctccaggttgaattccatttgccacttttatgctcaatcgatatcttcctgcagcctccagctacCCTCCTCGCTCtcgaccacacggccaatctttgcgtcgtctgcaaacgtcttgatcgtgccccctacatttacgtccaaatcgttcacATGCACCACCAAAAGCAGGGgcaccagtactgagccctgcggaacgccagtggaaacagccctccagtcgctaaaacacccgtcaacaattacccttcgtttcctgccactgagtcaattctgtatccaccttgctgcatttcccaggatcccatgggcttttatttttttttttaaaccagtccgcCGTGTGGGACCGTGTCAAAAGCcttgctcttgcctctgagtcagaaggctgcggGTTCAACCTGCAATCCAGAGGCTCGAGCCCCATAATCCAGGCTCAACACTCCCCGGGAGTCAGttttgagggagggctgcactcttGGAGGTTCCACCTTTCAGGAAGAGATGTTGAACCCACTGGGTATTTCGGGAATGGCCGGGTAACGCAACGGGTGGGGGAGCTGGACGCCGATCAGCTCGGGACTTACAAAGTTGTGCATTGACAAGGGGACTTCATCAAGCACCTCCACCATGAGCTCCTCGCCCACCAGGGGCGTGATGTCGGTCGACCAGTCGGTCAGCTTCTTGTGGCTGAAGGGAGAAAGAAGAGAGACAGGCGTCAGTGGTTACAAGGACAACACACGGCCCCCCCCTGCCGATTCGCCTGCCTCGCACTGCACTGTCCCGTTGTACAACCAGCACAGCACAGTCGCCTGCTCATCCATATAGCTCCCCGTGTACGGGACTCTGCAACGCCCCGCGCCGTCTGTGTCGCACTCCGGAGCCACAGTAAGCCCCGTGTACAGCACTGGTGTGTATAAGCCCCATTTGCCAGCTTCAATACAAACTCAAGACAGAAATGCCGCAGTCAGTAACTCACCCATCAAGGAATCTGTAGACCGCACAGCATTTCTGGGACAAACCTCGGACTTTCAGTGCCTTGTCCAAGCTGTCGTTCACTGTCATCCCCTCACGAACATTTACCTGTGAAAAGCACAGCAGGTAGTTAAGAGGATAGGAGATCAAAGTCAGACACAGTACAACTCTCAAAAACCTGGCAATGTTTAACAggaagtggagagggagctttactctgtatctaacccccgtgctgtacctgtcctggggagtgtttgatggggacagtgtagagggagctttactcagtatctaacccccgtgctgtacctgtcctggggagtgtttgatggggacagtgtagagggagctttactctgtatctaacccccgtactgtacctgtcctggggagtgtttgatggggacagtgtagagggagctttactctgtatctaacccccgtactgtacctgtcctggggagtgtttgatgggggacagtgtagagggagctttactctgtatctaacccccgtgctgtacctgtcctggggagtgtctgatggggacagtgtagagggagctttactctgtatctaacccccgtgctgtacctgtcctgggagtgtctgatggggacagtgtagagggagctttactctgtatctaacccccgtgctgtacctgtcctgggagtgtttgatggggacagtgtagagggagctttactctgtaactaaccgACCCGGGCTGGGCAGTATGACTTACCACCGTGCGTTGCTTGTTGGGCAGATAGACGCGGACAGTTCCCGTTGCTCTGGGCATCTCCCCGGGGCTGCCCGCCAGCGAGGGCCGGTGCTGGCCGTGGTGAGGGTGCTGCTCCAGGGAGCCGCCCGGGCTGGACGGCACTCCGCTGATGGTCAGGCTGGGCAGGCTGAACCCATTGCTCAGGGCAGGGGAGGATGCAGAGGCTCGTTTCATTCAGGCAGCAGAGGCTCACCTTGTAATCCCTGTGAATCAACAACAAGGCCCGGTGACTGGTTAAGCAGCAGTATCTCAATCAGCCCGGGAGGCTAACCTACAACATTTCTCATCGAGTtacaaagcacagaaacaggcccttcggcccatcgtgtctgtgccggccatcaagcatctaactattctaatcccatttccccacacttggcccgtagccttgtatgctatagcctttcaagtgctcatctaaatacttcttaaatgttgtgagggttcctgcctccaccacctcttcaggcagtgtgttccagattccaaccaccctctgggtgaaaacattttccctcagatcccctctaaacctcctgccccttaccttaaatctatgccccctagttattgacccctctgctaagggaaaaagtttcttcctatctaacctatcaatgcccctcataattttgtacacctcaattaagtcccccctcagccttctctgctctaaggaaaacaaccctagcctatccagtctctcttcatagctggagggggttactgagatagggaggggtgtaggggccggaggaggttacagagatagggagggttgtaggggccggaggaggttacagagatagggagggttgtaggggccggaggaggttacagagatagggagggttgtaggggccgggggaggttacagagatagggagggttgtaggggctgggggaggttacagagatagggagggttgtaggggctggaggaggttacagagatggacggttgtaggggctggaggaggttacagagatagggagagttgtaggggctggaggagattactgagatagggagggttgcaggggctggaggagattactgagatagggagggtagtaggggctggaggaggttacagagatggacggttgtaggggctggaggaggttacagagatagggagagttgtaggggctggaggagattactgagatagggagggttgtaggggctggaggagattactgagatagggagggttgtaggggctggaggaggttacagagagggacggttgtaggggctggaggaggtacagagatagggagggttgtaggggctggaggaggttacagagatagggagggttgtaggggctggagcaggttacagagatcgggagggttgcaggtgctggaggaggttacagagatagggagggttgtaggggctggaggaggttacagagatagggagggttgtagcaactggaggaggtgacagagatacggagggtagtaggggctggaggaggttacagagatagggagtgttgtaaggggctggaggaggttacagagatagggagggttgtaggggctgggggaggttacagagatagggagggtagtaggggctggaggaggttacagagatagggagtgttgtaaggggctggaggaggttacagagatagggagggttgtaggggctggaggaggttacagagatagggagggttgtaggggctggaggagattacagagatagggagggttgtaggggctggaggaggttacagagatagggaaggttgtagaggctggaggaggttacagagatagggacggttgtaggggctggaggaggttacagagatagggaaggttgtaggggctggaggaggttacagagatagggagggttgtaggggctggaggaggttacagagagggacggttgtaggggctggaggagattactgagatagggagggttgtaggggctggaggagattactgagatagggagggttgtaggggctggaggaggttacagagagggacggttgtaggggctggaggaggttacagagatagggagggttgtagcggccggaggaggtacagagatagggagggttgtaggggccggaggaggttacagagatagggagggttgaaggggctggagcaggttacagagatagggagggttgtagcaactggaggaggtgacagagatacggagggtagtaggggctggaggagattacagagatagggagggttgtaggaactagaggaggttacagagatagggagggttgtaggagctggaggaggttacagagatagggagggttgtaggggctgggggaggttacagagatagggagggttgtaggggctgggggaggttacagagatagggagggttgtaggggctggaggaggttacagagagggacggttgtaggggctggaggaggttacagagatagggagggttgtaggggctgggggaggttacagagatagggagggttgtaggagctgaagggggttacagagatagggagggttgtagaggctggaggaggttacagagatagggagggttgtaggagctgaagggggttacagagatagggagggttgtaggggctggaggatgttacagagatagggagggttgtaggggctggaggaggttacagagatagggagggttgtaggggctggaggaggttacagagatagggagggttgtaggggctggaggaggttacagagatagggagggttgtaggggctggaggaggttacagagatagggagggatgtaggggctggaggaggttacagagatagggagggttgtaggggctggaggaggttacagagatagggagggttgtaggggctggaggaggttacagagatagggagggatgtaggggctggaggaggttacagagatagggagggttgtaggggctggaggaggttacagagatagggagggttgtaggggctggaggaggttacagagatagggatgggaatTGAGGCCTTGGGgttgatttgaaaacaatgataaacattttaaaatcgaagcattgctCGTCAGGGAAagaaagtaggtcagtgagcacagggggacgCTGTCGCCTGtctctgctctgtcagctgagtggTCCGTCTGCGCTGTGGTTTCCGTGGGCGGCTCGACTCAGCTGTCAGGTTCTGCCCCCACATCCTCCCCGCACCAGCTCTGTCAGTGACACGTCAGGAACCTTCCTGCAGGGTCCTGTGATCATGCAATCAGCCGTCAGCTATCCAACAGCTCCTGTTGTCATGAGCAGAGCCTCCCGCGGCACAAAGGAGGCAAGGTGCTGCATTCGCccggcgcctttcacaacctcaatacATCCCGAAGTGCGGCGCAGTCAGTGCAGTCAGCGCTGCGAACGGGACAACACGGCAGCCGattggcacacagcaagatcccacagtatGGCATAATAATGGCCAAAGATTCTCGGTTGAGTGTTACAAAAGCAAAacgctgcagatgttggaaatttgaaatcgaagcagaaaatgctggaaatccagcTGGGTGTTTGTCGAGGGATAGATATCGGCCCCAAGACACTGAGGAGAACttcccaccacccacaccccctcgCTGTCCTATTCATCTTCCGATAGCGGCCGTggactcttttacatccacctgagggggcctcGGGTTTAACGTCTCTTCCTGAAAGacggtccctccgacagtgcggcactccctcagtactgaccctccgacagtgcggcgctccctcagtactgaccctccgacagtgcggcgctccctcagtactgaccctccgacagcgcggcgctccctcagtactgaccctccgacagtgtgacactccctcagtactgaccctccgacagtgcgacactccctcggtactgaccctccgacagggcggcgctccctcagtactgaccctccgacagcgcggcgctccctcagtactgaccctccgacagtgtgacactccctcagtactgaccctccggcagtgcgacactccctcggtactgaccctccgacagggcggcgctccctcagtactgaccctccgacagggcggcgctccctcagtactgaccctccgacagtgcggcgctccctcagtactgaccctccgacagtgcggcgctccctcagtactgaccctccgacagcgcggcgcttcctcagtactgaccctccgacagtgcggcactccctcagtactgaccctccgacagtgcggcgctccctcagtactgaccctccgacagtgcggcgctccctcagtactgaccctccgacagtgcggcgctccctcagtactgaccctccgacagtgcggcgctccctcagtactgaccctccgacagcgcggc from Heterodontus francisci isolate sHetFra1 chromosome 49, sHetFra1.hap1, whole genome shotgun sequence carries:
- the LOC137358356 gene encoding serine/threonine-protein kinase A-Raf-like, coding for MKRASASSPALSNGFSLPSLTISGVPSSPGGSLEQHPHHGQHRPSLAGSPGEMPRATGTVRVYLPNKQRTVVNVREGMTVNDSLDKALKVRGLSQKCCAVYRFLDGHKKLTDWSTDITPLVGEELMVEVLDEVPLSMHNFVRKTFFNLAFCDFCLKFLFHGFRCQTCGHKFHEHCSSKVPTVCLDLGKYPASPGPYEEHSLSPMPTAQMDQLLTPQSSGRLTPPAFTFPCPCPPAEGQLQRQRSTSTPNVHMSSTTAPVNMSVIEVRDSHVTCRDPISWRHCPASDSLTTTTQDRKWELHDSNSLCY